The Molothrus ater isolate BHLD 08-10-18 breed brown headed cowbird chromosome 1, BPBGC_Mater_1.1, whole genome shotgun sequence genome includes a window with the following:
- the ALG2 gene encoding alpha-1,3/1,6-mannosyltransferase ALG2, which yields MRPAAAAMEEAEEAGGAGPSVLFLHPDLGLGGAERLVVDAALALRARGCRVQIWTAHYDPGRCFAETRGLAVRRAGGWLPRSLCGRGHALCAALRMAFVALYVLLLSGETFDAFVCDQVSACIPVLRLARTRKKVLFYCHFPDQLLTKRESFLKRLYRLPLDWLEEYTTGMADCIVVNSKFTASVFKDTFKSLSHIKPDVLYPSLNISSFEEIVPADIADLIPKKKKFLFLSINRYERKKNLALALEALHELQGRLDSHAWDEVHLVMAGGYDKRVLENVEHYEELRRLAAKLDVNDHVTFLRSFSDEQKISLFSNSVCVLYTPSNEHFGIVPLEAMYMRCPVIAVNSGGPLESISHNVTGFLCDPLPTQFADAMEKIVRDPLLKDTMGAAGRVRVMEKFSSEAFSEQLYQYIRRLTE from the exons ATGCGACCCGCAGCAGCGGCGATGGAGGAGGCGGAGGAGGCGGGAGGAGCGGGCCCGTCCGTGCTGTTCTTGCACCCGGACCTGGGCCTGGGCGGCGCGGAGCGGCTGGTGGTGGACGCGGCGCTGGCGCTGCGGGCGCGGGGCTGCCGGGTGCAGATCTGGACGGCGCACTACGACCCCGGGCGCTGCTTCGCGGAGACGCGCGGGCTGGCGgtgcggcgggcgggcggctgGCTCCCGCGCAGCCTGTGCGGCCGCGGGCACGCCCTGTGCGCCGCCCTGCGCATGGCCTTCGTGGCGCTCTACGTGCTGCTGCTCAGCGGAGAGACCTTCGACGCCTTCGTGTGCGACCAG GTGTCTGCCTGCATTCCTGTGCTTAGACTGGCCAGAACCCGTAAGAAGGTTTTGTTTTACTGTCACTTTCCCGATCAGCTCCTGACCAAGAGAGAATCCTTCCTGAAGCGCCTCTACAGACTGCCGCTCGACTGGCTGGAGGAGTACACCACTGGCATGGCAGACTGCATCGTTGTGAACAGCAAGTTCACTGCCAGCGTGTTCAAAGACACATTTAAGTCCCTGTCACACATAAAACCAGACGTCCTCTACCCATCACTCAACATCAGTAGCTTTGAAGAAATTGTTCCTGCAGACATAGCTGATCTGATACcgaaaaagaaaaagttcttgtttctttccattAATAGGtatgagagaaaaaagaatctgGCGTTGGCTCTCGAAGCTTTGCACGAACTTCAAGGGAGACTTGATTCTCATGCGTGGGATGAAGTTCACCTGGTTATGGCAGGTGGTTATGATAAGCGAGTTCTGGAAAACGTAGAGCACTATGAAGAGCTGAGGAGACTCGCAGCCAAACTTGATGTTAATGACCATGTGACTTTTCTGAGATCATTCTCAGATGAACAGAAAATCTCTCTTTTTAgtaactctgtgtgtgtgctttatACACCAAGCAATGAACATTTTGGCATTGTCCCTTTGGAGGCAATGTATATGAGATGTCCAGTTATAGCAGTTAATTCAGGGGGTCCTTTAGAATCAATCTCACATAATGTTACAGGATTTTTGTGTGATCCTCTGCCAACGCAATTCGCTGATGCCATGGAAAAAATTGTGAGAGATCCTCTCTTAAAGGACACaatgggagcagctgggagagtgAGAGTCATGgaaaaattttcttcagaagctTTCTCAGAGCAGCTGTACCAATACATACGCAGACTAACAGAATAA